GAAGGTCACCTTCTCCAAGAGGCCGGTCGGCTTGTAGTCAAACCGGGTCTGTTCACCCCCAGTGGTGCGGGTCTTGAGCCGTTGCCGCAGGTCGTAGGTAAAGGTGGTGGTGACGCCATTGGGGGCGATCTGGGTCAGCACATTGCCGTGTGGGTCATAGCTGGTGAACTGAGTCACCAGACCGACCGGATCGGTCACCGTCGCCAGGTTGCCCTGGGCGTCGTAGGTGTAGTGGGTCACCTTGCCGCGGGCATCGGTGGCGGTCTGCAGCAGGCCGTTGGGGAAGTAAGTCCACGACTCAATACGGCTGACGCCGTCGGCGGTGACCTGCTTCTGCGTGAGCAGGCCCTTGGTGTTGTCGTAGGTGAAGGTGGTGACCCGGCCCGGTTCGGTGATGGTGGCCGGCACGCGGAAGGTGGGGTGCCAGGTGGTGGTGATGGTGCGGGCCTGCTGCGTGCCCACAGCCTCGGTGCGGCTGGTTTCGAGGTTGCGGCTCAGGTCGTAGACGTAGCTGGTGGTCACGCCATTGAAGTCGGTGCGGGTCTTGATGTTGCCGTTGGCGTCGTAACCCAGCGCTGAACTCGCCGGATCGCAACCAGCGCCCCCGGGTTGATCCTTGCCGGTCAGCAACCAGCGTTTGCCGCTTTGGGTAAAGCGATAGCGGCGCACCGAGCCCAGCGGGTCGGTCTCTTCGGTGGTCCGGGTGGTGCCGCTTTGGCTGAACGCCAACGTGACCTTGTCGACCCCACCGGCGTGCTCAGAGGAGATGGCTTCGCCATTGGCGTTGTAACGCCAAGTGGCATAGCGGACGCCGGCTTCGTCGGTGATGCCAGTCAGCAGGAACGGGTTGGGGTCTTCGTAGTGATGGATACGCTTACTGCCATCCGGGTACAACACGGAGACGAGTCGACCTAGAGCGTCGTAATTGTATTGTAGGTAAGTTGAGTTGCTTCCCTGAATAACCTCCAGCCGATCATTGATCCCATAGGAGAAATTCAGCTGAGCGCCTCTGTCGCTCACTACTGAACCCAATAGGCCATCCGCACGGTACTGCAAAGTAATTAATCCAAGGCGAGGGTTGAAAATGAATTTCAACCTACCAAGTGCATCGTACTCTTCAGTGACAATGCCGTCGAAAACAGTAAAACCATCGTTTTTGACTGCCAATGTATAATTCGAATTTGTCGCACCTTGTGCTGGCTCGCCATCCAAGCCAAATGCAAAGCTCTTTCCGTCTGGGCGCTCAACAAGGTAGTAATTTGCGGTAAGCGTTGGTTTTTCTATGGCAATCAATGGCGAAGTATCTGCCGTTTGAGCTGAGGAGCTGATTGGCGCAGCAGGGAGCATCAAGGTATTTGTGGGGCGCGGAAGGAGCGTTACTTTAGCAACCACACGTGCTTGAAATTGATGGCGCCAGCCTTTCCCCATGCCCACATCTTGCCCATCATCGCTATTGTAGTAACGTACAAGCTCTAGAATACCATCCTGATAGTCACTTTCTGAGTGAAACTTGTTGCCATTGGCTGTAGCAATGGGGTTTCCTGAACGAGGGCACGTGTTGCCATTTTGAGGCTTCTCATCCAGATCGTCCTCGGCAAACACCTGCCGGCACGTATTGAGTGACGCACTTCCATATGCACCAAATGGGCAGATTGTGGTGCGCTGGCATTGTTGTGCCACCTCACTCCAAGAGCTTGCAAACCACTGCGTATATTCAGTAATGTGGGGCTTAAACTGATACCCAGCTGGGCAACGATGCGGCCATACGCCATTTGGGTCGTTCTGCTTCAAATAGCAATATACCTTGCCTTCCACCTTGAACCGCACAAAGTCATCGTCTTGATATGCAACATTATCAGGACCTCCCATGCAGAGCCCTGCATAAGGGCCTGTGGCGGGTGGGGTCCATACTACTG
This region of Chitinolyticbacter meiyuanensis genomic DNA includes:
- a CDS encoding RHS repeat protein; protein product: MLYPDGSKRIHHYEDPNPFLLTGITDEAGVRYATWRYNANGEAISSEHAGGVDKVTLAFSQSGTTRTTEETDPLGSVRRYRFTQSGKRWLLTGKDQPGGAGCDPASSALGYDANGNIKTRTDFNGVTTSYVYDLSRNLETSRTEAVGTQQARTITTTWHPTFRVPATITEPGRVTTFTYDNTKGLLTQKQVTADGVSRIESWTYFPNGLLQTATDARGKVTHYTYDAQGNLATVTDPVGLVTQFTSYDPHGNVLTQIAPNGVTTTFTYDLRQRLKTRTTGGEQTRFDYKPTGLLEKVTFPDQSWLFYRYDPAHRLIGIDHSNGSRIDYTLDNAGNTKREDRYDPAGVLAAAQQAATQAQSLPSSSTGLTY